Genomic window (Sulfurovum sp. NBC37-1):
AGCAACAAGCAGATCTCGACCACTCTCAGAAGCGAGATCGACCTTCTCAAGGAAGCTTTCCATGAAATGCGTACACTCTATGTCCACCAGCTCGGGCATACAGAGAACAGTGAAGCCATTGATGTTGAAGAACATGAAGCCACCCCTGAGGAATCTCTAGTAGAGGAAGCATGGATCGGCATCAAGAAGTTCTTCAAACAGCTGGGTATCACCAAAGAGAAACAGCAGGAAAAAATGACAAAAGCACTGAAAAAAGCCTATAAGAAAGGCGATAAACGTCTGGCCAAAGAGAAAGGCAAGATCAAGATCAACACTGCTGTAGACTACAGGGATCTAATAAACTGATGCAGCTTCTCAAGCAGTTCTCCAAAGAGTACAGCCTCTTTCTTGCCATAGTCACTTTCATAGGTATCAGTCACTTCGAACACACCCTGGTACAGAGCACGGCAGGCAACCTCATCGGATTTGGTATCCTTTTTGTGGTCATCATCTATGCGGCCATGTCAGTTGCACACCATGCAGAAATGCTTGCAGAGAAGTTCGGAGAACCCTACGGTACGCTTATCCTGACCATGTCGGCAGTGATCGT
Coding sequences:
- a CDS encoding DUF3972 domain-containing protein; translated protein: MEKLMKPAEYAKELGISRQAVYAKIKRGILTAKNVDGKLYIVVDKEAKKEKTPAAAEIKKTTTSKSATANLADKQTDYKALLDAKDETIAVLKDTVKDLKESNKQISTTLRSEIDLLKEAFHEMRTLYVHQLGHTENSEAIDVEEHEATPEESLVEEAWIGIKKFFKQLGITKEKQQEKMTKALKKAYKKGDKRLAKEKGKIKINTAVDYRDLIN